From a region of the Zingiber officinale cultivar Zhangliang chromosome 4B, Zo_v1.1, whole genome shotgun sequence genome:
- the LOC121975206 gene encoding uncharacterized protein LOC121975206 isoform X2, producing the protein MASKPFKLEETVAKKLALWHTRTFRPIMTHNELEPLMAAFGFVALPLAPTPQLPEGQQQQSAAVVWQEYASQSEAAVRGGGEGKGRRRASGAPPRPRLPYPRIDGLHLMAYKAFLLALEFYLGPNRVPNLFHVRTMSLSRRLDRVFGKCYRPMKDCDMEDEGILVFRDGTLDHITRITISQYNDDEIEDNNNGGGGGRVNSMKETNLDDSIKNTYLVPLKDLFPTDNITSS; encoded by the exons ATGGCGTCTAAACCGTTCAAGTTAGAGGAGACGGTCGCGAAGAAGCTGGCGCTGTGGCACACCCGCACGTTCCGCCCCATCATGACCCACAACGAATTAGAGCCCCTCATGGCCGCCTTCGGCTTCGTCGCCCTCCCCCTCGCCCCGACGCCGCAGCTTCCGGAAGGACAGCAACAGCAGTCAGCTGCGGTCGTCTGGCAGGAGTACGCGTCGCAGTCGGAGGCGGCGGTGCGCGGCGGCGGAGAGGGGAAGGGGAGGCGGCGCGCCTCAGGGGCTCCACCTCGGCCGAGATTGCCTTACCCCCGCATCGATGGCCTCCATCTGATGGCCTACAAGGCCTTCCTTTTGGCCCTCGAGTTCTACCTCGGCCCCAACCGCGTCCCCAATCTCTTTCACGTCAG GACGATGTCGCTGTCGAGAAGGCTGGACCGCGTGTTTGGGAAATGCTACCGGCCAATGAAGGACTGCGACATGGAGGACGAAGGCATCCTGGTGTTCCGCGACGGCACTCTCGATCACATTACGAGAATCACTATCAGCCAATACAATGACGACGAAATCGAAGATAACAacaacggcggcggcggcggccgcgTTAACTCCATGAAAGAAACCAACCTCGACGATAGCATCAAGAACACCTACTTGGTACCTCTCAAGGATCTTTTCCCAACTGACAATATTACGAGCTCTTAA
- the LOC121975206 gene encoding uncharacterized protein LOC121975206 isoform X1 has product MASKPFKLEETVAKKLALWHTRTFRPIMTHNELEPLMAAFGFVALPLAPTPQLPEGQQQQSAAVVWQEYASQSEAAVRGGGEGKGRRRASGAPPRPRLPYPRIDGLHLMAYKAFLLALEFYLGPNRVPNLFHVSDRLFFSRTMSLSRRLDRVFGKCYRPMKDCDMEDEGILVFRDGTLDHITRITISQYNDDEIEDNNNGGGGGRVNSMKETNLDDSIKNTYLVPLKDLFPTDNITSS; this is encoded by the exons ATGGCGTCTAAACCGTTCAAGTTAGAGGAGACGGTCGCGAAGAAGCTGGCGCTGTGGCACACCCGCACGTTCCGCCCCATCATGACCCACAACGAATTAGAGCCCCTCATGGCCGCCTTCGGCTTCGTCGCCCTCCCCCTCGCCCCGACGCCGCAGCTTCCGGAAGGACAGCAACAGCAGTCAGCTGCGGTCGTCTGGCAGGAGTACGCGTCGCAGTCGGAGGCGGCGGTGCGCGGCGGCGGAGAGGGGAAGGGGAGGCGGCGCGCCTCAGGGGCTCCACCTCGGCCGAGATTGCCTTACCCCCGCATCGATGGCCTCCATCTGATGGCCTACAAGGCCTTCCTTTTGGCCCTCGAGTTCTACCTCGGCCCCAACCGCGTCCCCAATCTCTTTCACGTCAG CGATCGGTTGTTCTTTTCCAGGACGATGTCGCTGTCGAGAAGGCTGGACCGCGTGTTTGGGAAATGCTACCGGCCAATGAAGGACTGCGACATGGAGGACGAAGGCATCCTGGTGTTCCGCGACGGCACTCTCGATCACATTACGAGAATCACTATCAGCCAATACAATGACGACGAAATCGAAGATAACAacaacggcggcggcggcggccgcgTTAACTCCATGAAAGAAACCAACCTCGACGATAGCATCAAGAACACCTACTTGGTACCTCTCAAGGATCTTTTCCCAACTGACAATATTACGAGCTCTTAA
- the LOC121975205 gene encoding AT-hook motif nuclear-localized protein 10-like → MEVRSEPGIMPFNSSVQKSPVQTQSPMQSMRLVYSQDGTALYKPITTTANTSPPAPAHVPTPAPAPVPVTSTYEGGGGGSSGSLDVPSSGLPSQGLNINTGEPLKRKRGRPRKYAPDGTMALALTPSPTGATVKRRPYNSKKKQQLAALGSAGIGFTPHVITVKAGEDVSSKIMSFSQHGPRAVCILSANGAISNVTLRQAATSGGTVTYEGRFEILSLSGSFLLTENGGQRSRTGGLSVSLSGPDGRVLGGGVAGMLTAASPVQVVVGSFIADGKKEQKQSIPLGEPMSAPEKLALVGGLMAHSPPSRGTLSESSGGPGSPLNHSTGTCNNGNQQGLPSIPWK, encoded by the exons ATGGAAGTGAGATCAGAGCCTGGAATTATGCCGTTCAATTCCAGTGTACAGAAAAGCCCGGTGCAAACCCAGTCGCCGATGCAGAGTATGCGATTGGTTTATTCGCAGGATGGCACGGCGTTGTACAAGCCAATTACTACTACTGCCAACACCTCGCCTCCTGCGCCTGCACATGTTCCTACTCCTGCTCCAGCTCCTGTACCTGTTACTTCCACTTACGAAGGCGGAGGCGGGGGGAGCAGTGGGAGCCTTGATGTTCCCTCGTCGGGGTTGCCATCACAAGGCTTGAATATCAACACCGGGGAGCCGCTGAAGCGGAAACGAGGGCGACCCAGAAAGTACGCACCTGATGGCACCATGGCTCTTGCTTTAACTCCTTCACCCACTGGAGCAACAGTGAAGCGCCGACCTTACAACTCTAAAAAGAAGCAGCAGTTGGCTGCTCTAG GATCAGCTGGCATTGGGTTTACACCTCATGTTATTACTGTGAAGGCAGGAGAG GATGTATCGTCAAAAATAATGTCTTTTTCTCAGCATGGTCCTCGTGCTGTTTGCATTCTTTCAGCAAATGGTGCAATCTCTAATGTAACATTACGTCAGGCAGCAACTTCAGGTGGAACTGTAACTTATGAG GGGCGATTTGAGATATTGTCACTGTCAGGCTCATTTCTGCTAACAGAGAATGGAGGCCAACGAAGTCGTACAGGTGGATTGAGCGTTTCACTTTCTGGTCCTGATGGCCGTGTGTTGGGTGGTGGAGTGGCTGGAATGCTGACTGCAGCCTCTCCGGTTCAG GTTGTTGTAGGGAGCTTCATTGCCGATGGGAAGAAAGAGCAGAAGCAGAGTATACCCCTCGGAGAACCAATGTCTGCTCCGGAAAAACTTGCACTGGTAGGGGGGCTGATGGCTCACAGCCCACCTTCGCGCGGCACCTTGAGTGAATCTTCAGGTGGACCTGGGAGCCCACTCAATCACAGTACTGGGACATGCAACAATGGCAACCAACAGGGATTGCCTAGTATCCCATGGAAATGA